The segment GCTGCGCGTCGGCGTGAAGGTCGTCGAAGGCGAGCGCACCCGCGTCCAGGCCTATGAGGGCGTCTGCATCGCCCGCGCCAACAAGGGCATGGGTTCGTCGTTCACCGTCCGCAAGATTTCGTTCGGCGAAGGCGTCGAGCGCGTCTTCCCGCTCTATTCGCCGAACGTCGAGTCGATCGAGGTCGTCCGCAAGGGCGTCGTCCGTCGCGCGAAACTCTACTATCTGCGTGGCCGTCGCGGTAAATCCGCGCGTATTGCAGAGCGTCGCGACAATAAACCGGCCGCCGAGGCCCAGGAAGCCTGAAGCCAGGATTTCCATAACAAACCTCGCAGGCGGCCGGCTCCCTCGGGAGACCGGCCGTTTGCTTGTCTGGACGTAGCAACGTCCCCGTCAGAGAGCAGGAAGCAAGAAATGGGTTATCGTGTCGTCGTCGCGGGTGCCACCGGCAATGTGGGCCGCGAAATGCTGAACATCCTGGCCGAGCGCGAATTCCCGATCGCCGAGCTGGCGGCGGTGGCCTCGGCCCGCAGCCAGGGCGACCAGATCGAGTTCGGCGAGACCGGCAAGATGCTCAAGGTCCAGAACATCGAGCATTTCGACTGGTCGGGCTGGGACATCGCGCTGTTCGCGATCGGCTCCGACGCCACCAAGATCTACGCGCCGATCGCCGCGGCGGCGGGCTGCACCGTGATCGACAACAGCTCGCTCTACCGGATGGACCCGGACGTCCCGCTGATCGTGCCCGAGGTGAACCCCGAGGCGATCGACGGCTACAAGGTGCGC is part of the Rhizorhabdus wittichii RW1 genome and harbors:
- a CDS encoding LSU ribosomal protein L19P (PFAM: ribosomal protein L19); the encoded protein is MNLIQQLEAEQIAKFKESKSIPDFRPGDTLRVGVKVVEGERTRVQAYEGVCIARANKGMGSSFTVRKISFGEGVERVFPLYSPNVESIEVVRKGVVRRAKLYYLRGRRGKSARIAERRDNKPAAEAQEA